From a single Shewanella donghaensis genomic region:
- a CDS encoding GNAT family N-acetyltransferase, which yields MTVSYRLARLNDAKEIAHLELTHMNDELAPGAQAMSGQHFTEQQLSVLINQGWIMLAIVDHAIIGYVIAGPWSIFKSWPIYQHILKRLPSIEIGFSTLSEKNSCQYGPIWIDSRHRGQGIFEVLVSKLKRDVGQKYTYMVTFIAEDNALSLAAHTRKASMEVVDYFGFQQRDYYLLLLAN from the coding sequence ATGACAGTGAGTTACCGGTTAGCAAGGTTAAATGATGCAAAAGAAATTGCCCATCTTGAGTTAACGCACATGAATGATGAACTTGCGCCAGGTGCGCAAGCAATGTCAGGTCAACATTTTACTGAACAACAATTATCAGTCTTAATTAATCAAGGTTGGATCATGTTGGCCATCGTTGATCATGCCATTATTGGATATGTTATTGCGGGCCCATGGTCAATTTTTAAATCATGGCCTATTTATCAACATATTTTGAAGCGTTTACCCAGTATCGAAATAGGCTTTAGCACGCTTTCTGAAAAAAATAGTTGTCAATATGGCCCTATTTGGATTGATTCACGTCATCGTGGTCAAGGAATTTTTGAAGTTTTAGTCAGTAAGCTAAAGCGTGATGTTGGGCAAAAATATACCTATATGGTGACCTTTATTGCTGAAGATAATGCATTATCATTAGCCGCCCATACCCGTAAAGCATCCATGGAAGTGGTAGATTACTTTGGCTTTCAACAACGTGATTATTATTTATTATTGCTAGCAAATTAG
- a CDS encoding META domain-containing protein: MIKPLFTACLVIFTLGACQSTTQQAEEINLIGDWHIETVLSNAVIDHSPAQMNFAEDGKLTGNNSCNQFFGDYSQQQNQLSLSSAGATRMACVDVLMQQEQSIMKAMPLVVKMTQSKSGKLLLKSEDGATLLVLTKK, translated from the coding sequence ATGATCAAACCACTCTTCACTGCCTGCTTAGTTATTTTCACTCTTGGTGCTTGCCAAAGCACAACACAACAAGCAGAAGAAATTAATCTAATTGGCGACTGGCATATTGAGACTGTCTTATCTAACGCTGTCATTGATCACAGCCCAGCTCAAATGAATTTTGCAGAAGATGGAAAGCTAACAGGTAACAACAGTTGCAATCAATTCTTTGGTGATTATTCTCAACAGCAAAACCAGCTTAGCTTGTCTTCTGCTGGCGCAACCAGAATGGCCTGCGTAGATGTATTGATGCAGCAAGAACAAAGCATCATGAAAGCGATGCCGTTAGTAGTGAAAATGACCCAATCTAAATCCGGTAAGTTGCTACTAAAATCTGAAGATGGTGCGACATTATTGGTTCTCACTAAAAAGTAA
- a CDS encoding dicarboxylate/amino acid:cation symporter — MSKHAPSLLGRGWSRWMSVPLWLQILIGMVLGIIAGVSLGQDASYLKPIGTLFVNTIKMLIVPLVFCSLIVGVTSMQDTAKMGRIGFKSFAFYLGTTSIAISIGLLVGHIMQPGAGLGLKGAEVASDVVEAPTLMDTLINIIPTNPVAALANGQILQVIVFAVALGISLVLIGERGKPAIRLFESLAEAMFKLTDMVMKLAPYGVFGLMAWVAGEYGLDMLMPLIKVIIAVYLGCALHVLGFYSIVLTVFGKLNPIQFFKGIGNAVAVAFTTSSSAGTLPASMKCASENLGVNKKISSFVLPLGTTINMDGTALYQGVTALFVAQAFGIDLTWVEYITIILTATLASIGTAGVPGAGLVMLTLVLTTVGLPLEGVAIIAGIDRVLDMARTVVNVSGDLVATTIIARSENELDIEHYNADMEQSEIIVQHAEADLHQKVADNVKSSS; from the coding sequence ATGTCAAAACATGCTCCTTCACTTCTCGGTCGAGGCTGGTCTCGCTGGATGTCAGTCCCTTTGTGGTTACAGATCCTCATAGGTATGGTGCTAGGTATTATCGCTGGTGTTAGCCTAGGTCAAGATGCGAGCTATTTGAAACCTATTGGAACTTTGTTTGTAAATACCATCAAAATGTTAATCGTTCCTTTAGTTTTTTGCTCGTTAATTGTCGGTGTTACTTCGATGCAAGACACGGCAAAAATGGGACGTATCGGTTTTAAATCTTTTGCTTTTTATCTTGGTACAACCTCTATCGCGATTAGTATTGGTTTATTGGTTGGTCACATTATGCAACCAGGTGCAGGTCTAGGGCTTAAAGGCGCTGAAGTGGCCAGTGATGTTGTTGAAGCCCCAACCTTGATGGACACCTTAATCAATATCATCCCGACTAACCCTGTGGCGGCATTAGCTAATGGCCAGATACTGCAGGTGATTGTTTTTGCTGTGGCATTAGGTATTTCGTTAGTGTTGATTGGCGAGCGCGGTAAGCCAGCCATTCGCCTTTTTGAAAGTCTAGCTGAAGCGATGTTTAAACTGACTGACATGGTTATGAAATTAGCACCTTATGGCGTGTTTGGCTTAATGGCGTGGGTTGCTGGTGAGTATGGCTTAGACATGTTAATGCCATTGATTAAGGTGATCATCGCGGTTTACTTGGGTTGTGCATTACATGTATTAGGTTTTTACAGCATAGTGTTAACTGTGTTTGGTAAGTTAAACCCAATACAGTTCTTTAAAGGTATTGGTAACGCAGTGGCTGTGGCTTTTACCACTTCAAGTTCTGCTGGAACCTTACCAGCGAGTATGAAGTGTGCCAGTGAAAACTTAGGCGTTAATAAGAAAATTTCAAGCTTTGTGCTGCCTTTGGGTACCACCATCAATATGGATGGTACAGCACTTTACCAAGGGGTAACGGCATTGTTTGTTGCTCAAGCTTTTGGAATTGATTTAACCTGGGTTGAATATATTACCATTATCCTCACAGCAACCTTAGCGTCAATTGGTACTGCAGGTGTGCCAGGTGCCGGTCTTGTGATGCTGACTTTAGTACTTACCACCGTAGGACTTCCGTTAGAAGGCGTAGCAATCATTGCAGGTATTGACAGAGTGTTAGATATGGCACGTACTGTGGTCAACGTTTCAGGTGATTTAGTGGCGACGACTATTATTGCACGTTCTGAAAATGAATTAGATATTGAACATTATAATGCCGATATGGAGCAGTCTGAGATTATTGTCCAACATGCAGAAGCAGATTTACACCAGAAAGTGGCTGATAACGTAAAATCATCGAGTTAA
- a CDS encoding flavin reductase family protein, giving the protein MLLSPEQLSKQQIYKLLIGGVTPRPIAWVSTISVDGVANLAPFSFFTVASANPPVLCFNPMGMDDGQEKDTLANIRQQGEFVINTVSYPDLAVMNETCHQIPADIDEFEYANIEKAPASIVKPSLVKQALVSFECQLNQIIDLGHEELSGHLVLGNVVAIHVQDDIIEDFRIDSDKLDAIGRMAGSDYSLTREKVQLTRK; this is encoded by the coding sequence ATGTTATTGTCGCCAGAACAGTTAAGTAAGCAACAAATATATAAGTTATTGATTGGTGGAGTAACGCCTAGACCCATCGCATGGGTTTCCACTATTTCTGTTGATGGGGTGGCCAATTTAGCGCCATTTTCATTTTTTACTGTGGCCAGCGCTAACCCGCCAGTGCTGTGTTTTAACCCTATGGGCATGGATGATGGTCAGGAAAAGGACACGTTAGCTAATATTCGCCAACAGGGTGAATTTGTCATCAATACAGTGAGCTATCCTGATTTAGCGGTGATGAATGAAACTTGCCATCAAATTCCTGCCGATATAGATGAGTTTGAATATGCCAACATTGAAAAAGCCCCTGCGTCTATAGTGAAGCCAAGTCTCGTTAAGCAAGCGCTAGTTAGCTTTGAGTGCCAGCTTAATCAGATTATTGATTTGGGCCATGAAGAGTTATCAGGGCACCTAGTATTAGGTAATGTCGTCGCTATTCATGTTCAAGATGACATCATTGAGGATTTTAGAATCGATAGTGACAAATTAGATGCCATA
- a CDS encoding GNAT family N-acetyltransferase: MRKTQWLFDDATQPKTAITPAMTSVQQKCWSMLKQFYKQQMPYSKPTIKEDIAVIMAKNINLQQSTIYSAIDAGIDETINTVSSAAIDNGKSRNHPENNIIAVVRIKPIGQYQLVTGLVVASEYRGGGLAHRLLAFIAEKLKCEQCFVFALPHLTQLYKEHGFNEVKLATNDIQQLYLKHHSPQKPLVLMQLQSRKTI; the protein is encoded by the coding sequence ATGCGTAAAACCCAATGGTTATTTGATGATGCCACTCAACCCAAAACGGCAATAACACCAGCGATGACATCCGTGCAACAGAAGTGCTGGTCAATGCTAAAACAGTTTTACAAACAACAGATGCCCTATTCAAAGCCAACAATAAAAGAAGATATAGCGGTTATCATGGCTAAAAATATCAATTTACAGCAGTCGACTATTTATTCTGCAATTGATGCTGGAATTGATGAAACTATTAATACAGTTTCTAGTGCAGCTATTGATAATGGAAAGAGTCGCAATCATCCTGAAAATAACATTATTGCGGTAGTAAGAATAAAACCCATTGGCCAATATCAGTTGGTAACCGGCCTTGTTGTTGCTAGTGAGTATAGAGGTGGTGGACTTGCCCATAGATTGCTAGCATTCATTGCTGAAAAACTAAAATGCGAGCAATGTTTTGTCTTTGCCCTCCCCCATTTAACCCAACTTTATAAAGAGCATGGCTTTAATGAGGTAAAACTTGCGACAAATGATATCCAACAACTTTATCTAAAACATCATTCACCACAAAAACCATTGGTGCTAATGCAGTTGCAATCGCGTAAAACCATCTAG